The window CCGATCAACCCGGCATCAATGGCGGCTTGCTGCCGCGTCACGGCGCGGGGCCGCTGGATGGCCAAGCCGTCAATGCTTTCGTCTGCACCGTGATGACCGATGCGCTGGATGAATTGCTGACAACCATCCCGGCCAACGGCGGTTCGATTGCGCTGCCCAAAATGCCGGTGCCGACCGTCGGCTGGCTGGCCTATTTCAAAGACACCGAAGGCAACATCTTTGGCGCGATGCAAAACGATCCGAATGCGCAATGACAACCGTGTCAGTAGCCCGACTGTGAAGGAGGGCTGGCTTCAAGTGAAACCCAATCAATCTGATTTGAAGCCAGCCCTCCTTCACAGTCGGGCTACTGACACAACGAGGAGCCCCGATGGCAAAAGAGCTACGCTTCACCCCCGCCCTGTTCGACTTTTTGCGCGAACTCAAGGCCAACAACAACCGCGAGTGGTTCGAGGCCAACAAGCCACGCTACCTGGCCGATGTGCGCGAACCCTTTCTGGCCTTCATCGCCGCGCTGCGTCCGCGTTTGCAAAACCTCAGCCCGCATTACGTGGTCGAGCCGAAATGCATGTTCCGCATTTACCGCGACACGCGTTTTGCCAAAGACAAGACGCCGTATAAAACCGCCGCGTCGGCTTACTTCTGGCATCAGGCCGGCAAGCTCGATACGCCGGGCTTTTATCTGCACATGGAACCGGGCGACTGTTTCGTGGGCATGGGGCTGTATGAACCCGCGCCCGCGC of the Acidobacteriota bacterium genome contains:
- a CDS encoding VOC family protein — encoded protein: MAARVAHFEIHAENPARAIAFYTQTLGWEFQQWADQPYWLISTGPTDQPGINGGLLPRHGAGPLDGQAVNAFVCTVMTDALDELLTTIPANGGSIALPKMPVPTVGWLAYFKDTEGNIFGAMQNDPNAQ
- a CDS encoding TIGR02453 family protein; its protein translation is MAKELRFTPALFDFLRELKANNNREWFEANKPRYLADVREPFLAFIAALRPRLQNLSPHYVVEPKCMFRIYRDTRFAKDKTPYKTAASAYFWHQAGKLDTPGFYLHMEPGDCFVGMGLYEPAPALRNQVVAAIAANADEWRGITGAKEFKKQFTFSGDALQRVPKPYGEDQTLAPVFEDLKRKSFIVVAKLNEKQVCASDFLDRYEALCTAGAPLVAFLTRAVGLPWSATDKGTRKK